A section of the Castanea sativa cultivar Marrone di Chiusa Pesio chromosome 12, ASM4071231v1 genome encodes:
- the LOC142620569 gene encoding transcriptional regulator SUPERMAN-like, giving the protein MEKPYLSKGEGKGKWDSNNFGFEEDHSCGVSWPAKQVFTCNFCKRQFRSAQALGGHMNVHRKDRARLRLLPSSSSNGHNHNPNFTSSPSSKFLPYTHHPLPFLSSPSSSSFDEEKKLELPHLDPLNPQGRNNMNKKRIIGGVLGFEELKGTFARKDELKVLKKEDTIKLGLEIGLLKDPQADLDLELRLGFL; this is encoded by the coding sequence ATGGAAAAACCCTATTTGAGCAAAGGTGAGGGGAAAGGAAAATGGGATTCTAACAACTTCGGCTTTGAAGAAGATCATTCATGTGGAGTTTCATGGCCTGCAAAACAAGTCTTCACATGTAACTTTTGCAAGAGGCAATTCAGGTCTGCTCAAGCTCTTGGGGGTCATATGAATGTTCACAGGAAAGATAGAGCAAGGCTAAGATTGCTgccttcatcatcttccaacgGTCATAACCATAACCCTAATTTTACTTCATCACCATCATCTAAGTTCTTACCATACACACATCATCCCTTGCCTTTTTTATCTtcaccatcatcatcttcttttgatgaagagaagaaactAGAGCTACCTCATCTTGATCCTTTGAATCCTCAAGGCAGGAACAATATGAATAAGAAGAGGATCATTGGAGGTGTTTTAGGGTTTGAAGAATTAAAGGGTACTTTTGCACGGAAAGATGAGCTTAAGGTTTTGAAGAAGGAAGATACAATTAAATTGGGCTTGGAGATAGGGTTACTGAAGGATCCACAGGCAGATTTGGATTTAGAGCTTCGACTTGGGTTTCTTTAG